In the Ipomoea triloba cultivar NCNSP0323 chromosome 6, ASM357664v1 genome, one interval contains:
- the LOC116023177 gene encoding histidine biosynthesis bifunctional protein hisIE, chloroplastic-like gives MAVSNSYCFRPPKVISRCTLFKSSYALNNGCHNVVCFIKRSDRQVNLEEKVGLLLDNIKWDDKGLTVAIAQNIDTGAVLMQGFTNRDALLTTISSRKATFYSRSRSALWTKGETSMNFINVSDIFLDCDRDSIIYLGKPDGPTCHTGSETCYYTSVYDVLNNPQVEENKLALTTLYSLESTISQRKNEISFSQNGKPSWTKRLLLDEKLLCSKIREEADELCRTLEENEDKLRTSSEAADLLYHAMVLLANRGVKVEEVLQILRQRFSQSGIEEKRSRKS, from the exons ATGGCTGTTTCAAATTCTTATTGCTTCCGACCTCCTAAAGTTATATCTAGATGCACACTCTTTAAATCTAGCTATGCGCTGAACAATGGTTGTCATAATGTGGTTTGCTTCATTAAAAGATCTGATCGACAAGTAAACCTTGAAGAAAAG GTTGGTTTATTACTAGATAATATCAAATGGGATGACAAAGGTTTGACAGTGGCAATagcacaaaatattgacaccgGTGCAGTATTAATGCAAGGCTTTACCAACAGGGATGCTCTTTTGACAACCATTTCATCTCGAAAGGCAACATTTTATAGCCGGTCACGATCTGCTTTATGGACTAAGGGAGAGACCTCTATGAACTTTATCAATGTCTCTGACATCTTTCTTGACTGTGATCGTGATTCT ATTATATATCTTGGGAAGCCTGATGGGCCAACTTGCCACACTGGTTCGGAGACTTGTTATTACACATCAGTGTATGATGTACTGAACAACCCACAGGTGGAAGAAAACAAGCTTGCGCTCACAACTTTGTACTCATTAGAATCTACAATCTcccaaagaaaaaatgaaatatcttttagtca AAATGGAAAGCCATCATGGACAAAGCGATTGTTGCTTGATGAGAAGCTGCTTTGCTCAAAAATTCG GGAGGAGGCAGATGAATTATGCCGAACTTTGGAGGAAAATGAGGATAAGTTACGCACTTCATCAGAAGCAGCAGATTTGTTATACCATGCCATGGTTTTGCTAGCCAATAGAGGAGTAAAAGTTGAGGAGGTTCTCCAGATACTCCGACAGAGGTTTTCACAGTCAGGCATTGAAGAAAAGAGGAGCCGGAAATCCTAA
- the LOC116021771 gene encoding ethylene-responsive transcription factor RAP2-7-like, with protein MLDLNLEAVPGSDSAEITVASAIVGGDSGTSVTASSSDESNTSSHTLAHGGCNSLCTLNFSILKSDADQAIEAEEDCNGDHSAVTDQLVPVAGQSFPSTLEPQAPAPLSQSWLNLSVMESGCNSPRMPQPHQPAVKKPRRGPRSRSSQYRGVTFYRRTGRWESHIWDCGKQIYLGGFDTAHFAARAYDRAALKFRGVDADINFQISDYEEDMKQTKNLTKEEFVQTLRRQSTGFYKRTSRYRGVTLHKCGRWDAQIGQFLGDRTYDKEAIKCNQHRDAGGGDGLDPNHWISAPLGDLKGPDNTRKLEFNFGVCQTPVLKQVNVLFTNAYPSRFSHDSSYIAVDSSPTTPHAPAMASKYSIWTIPSTHHPGSISNTQERPMGTRAEKLAAAPAFSDWQWKMQSQGVVTSSVPLYSSAASSGFSSTTTPHRHP; from the exons ATGTTGGATCTGAATCTGGAAGCTGTGCCGGGGTCGGACTCTGCTGAAATAACCGTCGCCTCCGCAATCGTCGGCGGAGATTCCGGAACTTCCGTAACCGCCTCATCCTCCGATGAGTCTAACACCTCGTCTCACACTCTCGCTCACGGCGGCTGCAATTCTCTCTGCACTCTCAATTTCTCCATTCTGAAGAGCGATGCCGATCAGGCGATCGAAGCTGAAGAGGACTGCAATGGGGACCACTCGGCGGTTACGGATCAGCTTGTTCCCGTGGCCGGACAATCGTTTCCTTCGACCTTGGAGCCGCAGGCGCCGGCGCCGCTATCGCAGAGCTGGTTGAACCTATCCGTGATGGAGTCCGGTTGCAACTCACCGCGGATGCCGCAGCCGCACCAGCCAGCCGTGAAGAAACCCCGGCGTGGGCCCCGTTCCCGGAGCTCCCAGTATCGCGGCGTGACGTTTTACCGGCGTACTGGAAGATGGGAATCGCATATCTG GGATTGTGGGAAACAAATTTATCTGG GAGGATTTGATACAGCTCATTTTGCAGCCAG GGCATATGATCGAGCAGCACTTAAGTTCCGGGGAGTTGATGCTGACATCAATTTTCAAATAAGCGATTATGAAGAAGATATGAAACAG ACGAAGAACCTGACAAAAGAAGAATTTGTTCAGACGCTTCGTCGCCAGAGTACTGGTTTTTACAAGAGAACCTCGAGATACAGAGGAGTAACTCTTCACAAGTGTGGCCGATGGGACGCCCAGATAGGCCAATTCCTAGGGGATAG GACTTATGACAAAGAAGCTATCAAATGTAACCAACACAGGGATGCAGGTGGTGGCGATGGTCTTGACCCGAACCATTGGATTTCTGCACCTCTGGGTGATCTAAAGGGACCTGATAACACCAGAAAGTTGGAGTTCAATTTTGGAGTTTGCCAAACTCCTGTTCTGAAACAAGTGAATGTACTCTTTACCAATGCATATCCTTCGCGATTCTCTCATGACAGTTCCTATATCGCG GTTGATAGCTCTCCTACCACGCCTCATGCTCCAGCAATGGCGTCTAAGTATTCCATATGGACTATCCCTAGCACGCATCATCCTGGGAGTATTTCAAACACTCAG GAGCGACCAATGGGAACGAGAGCTGAAAAACTGGCTGCAGCTCCAGCATTCTCAGATTGGCAATGGAAAATGCAAAGCCAGGGTGTGGTCACTTCTTCAGTGCCACTCTATTCTTCTGCGGCATCATCAGGATTCTCATCAACTACCACTCCACATAGACATCCCTAA
- the LOC116021829 gene encoding protein TONNEAU 1a-like, translating into MDDYTREMMDLKTLVTRTLEKKGVLAKIRAELRANVFEAIEEEDRAIEKDEGLPPALLGSCNDRAKHLHNSPSGRLLTALVCEYLDWAQLNHTLKVYLPECNLQKDFWKSELKEFSSKNGYDLNMNGDSGPLLLDVLEGFLKYENLSQARGAGDSRRPPSSSVAGGLPPLGRPVPVSQASSNRRAGSSVSGYRKDEYNWRYESDAVAEDVVRASTALENLQLDRKARNLSTSWRHAGNGVSEHNDRVE; encoded by the exons ATGGACGATTATACCAGGGAGATGATGGACCTCAAAACCCTCGTCACTCGAACCCTCGAGAAGAAAGGCGTTCTCGCCAAGATCCGA GCTGAACTTAGGGCAAATGTCTTTGAGGCAATTGAGGAGGAGGATAGAGCAATTGAAAAGGATGAAGGCTTGCCACCAGCTCTATTAGGCAGCTGCAATGATCGTGCTAAACATCTTCATAATTCTCCATCAG GAAGGCTACTAACTGCACTTGTATGTGAATATTTGGATTGGGCTCAATTAAACCATACATTGAAAGTTTATTTGCCAGAGTGTAATTTG CAAAAGGATTTCTGGAAATCTGAGTTAAAAGAATTTAGTAGCAAGAATGGATATGATCTTAACATGAATGGAGACAGTGGCCCGTTACTTTTGGATGTTCTTGAAGGATTCTTGAAGTATGAG AATTTATCTCAAGCAAGGGGTGCTGGAGACAGTAGGAGACCTCCATCTTCATCAGTTGCCGGGGGCTTACCTCCATTGGGAAG GCCAGTTCCTGTTTCTCAGGCATCTAGTA ATAGACGAGCAGGGTCATCTGTGTCTGGATACAGGAAAGATGAATACAACTGGAGATATGAGAGCGACGCGGTTGCAGAAGATGTAGTCCGTGCTTCAACTGCCTTGGAAAACCTTCAGTTGGATAGAAAAGCTCGGAACCTTTCCACCTCTTGGCG GCATGCAGGGAATGGCGTTTCTGAGCATAATGACAGGGTAGAGTAG
- the LOC116022771 gene encoding probable serine/threonine-protein kinase PBL7 isoform X1 encodes MGCFRKSKKKAGQQQNKKSDDQIPSTLGFVYQFIYKQKLNLSLDEKKEAPGNGDAGHIAAHTFTFRELAAATKNFRVDCLLGEGGFGRVYKGQLQSTSQIVAIKQLDRDGLQGNREFLVEVLMLSLLHHPNLVNLIGYCADGDQRLLVYEYMPLGSLEDHLHDLSPDKKILEWNTRMRIAAGAAKGLEYLHDKANPPVIYRDLKCSNILLDEEYNPKLSDFGLAKLGPIGDNTHVSTRVMGTYGYCAPEYAMTGQLTLKSDVYSFGVVLLEIITGRKAIDPLRVAEEQNLVAWARPLFKDRRKFSHMADPTLQGQYPMRGMYQALAVAAMCVHEQPNMRPLIADVVTALNYLASQKYGSDTHPVQKPWFGSSTTR; translated from the exons ATGGGCTGTTTCAGGAAATCAAAGAAGAAGGCGGGGCAGCAGCAAAACAAGAAGTCTGATGATCAGATCCCATCAACACTAGGTTTTGTTTATCAGTTTATAT ATAAACAAAAGCTAAATCTATCTCTGGATGAAAAGAAGGAAGCTCCAGGAAATGGAGATGCTGGTCATATTGCAGCCCATACATTCACATTTCGTGAATTAGCTGCTGCAACCAAGAATTTTAGGGTAGACTGTCTGTTAGGTGAAGGGGGCTTCGGCAGAGTATACAAAGGCCAATTACAGAGTACGAGTCAG ATTGTGGCTATCAAGCAACTGGATCGAGATGGATTACAAGGAAACAGGGAATTTCTTGTCGAGGTATTGATGCTAAGCCTGCTTCACCACCCAAATTTAGTCAACTTGATCGGATATTGTGCTGATGGAGACCAAAGACTTTTGGTTTATGAATACATGCCATTGGGGTCACTGGAGGACCATCTGCATG ATCTTTCGCCTGACAAAAAGATACTCGAATGGAATACAAGAATGAGAATAGCTGCTGGTGCTGCAAAGGGCTTGGAGTATCTGCACGATAAAGCGAATCCTCCTGTAATATATCGAGATTTGAAATGTTCGAATATTTTACTTGATGAAGAATACAACCCCAAGTTATCTGATTTTGGGCTGGCCAAATTGGGCCCTATTGGCGATAACACCCATGTTTCGACCCGAGTAATGGGAACTTACGGTTATTGCGCTCCAGAATATGCAATGACTGGGCAGCTTACACTGAAGTCCGATGTTTACAGTTTCGGGGTCGTTCTTCTAGAGATTATTACTGGCAGAAAGGCAATTGACCCTTTAAGAGTTGCGGAAGAACAGAATCTGGTTGCATGG GCTCGGCCATTGTTCAAAGACCGAAGGAAGTTCTCCCATATGGCTGATCCTACGCTTCAAGGTCAGTACCCTATGAGGGGCATGTATCAAGCGCTCGCTGTTGCTGCGATGTGTGTCCACGAGCAACCCAACATGCGACCTCTTATAGCCGATGTAGTTACAGCGCTAAATTATCTTGCTTCCCAGAAGTATGGCTCCGATACCCACCCGGTCCAAAAGCCTTGGTTCGGCTCTTCCACCACAAGATAG
- the LOC116022863 gene encoding leucine aminopeptidase isoform X2, translating into MAPVDPHSFTDSDHPLTTHVSLTLYFDFPSSTISAATLLTLAAPFSGELTLDTRSLSISAVLDPLSLSPLPFSLSPSPPDPVLGQSLTVTVSDKAEVLILSKTSADSSALQWLSPPQTFNKTHPFVYTQCQAIHARSIFPCQDTPAARTKYSAKLNVPRKLSAVMSAKHVDRRPPVAAEAGGACEDSIWCAEDRIVEEFVMDQPIPPYLFAFAVGELGFREVGPRTRVYSEATPAVLDAAAEEFAGTEEIIRVGEKLFGAYEWERFDLLVLPPSFPYGGMENPRMVFLTPTVIKGDAAGAQVVAHELAHSWTGNLITNKNNDHFWLNEGFTTYAERRIVEEVQGEERAAMNIGIGWRGLVEDVERFKDNLEFTKLKTNQAGVDPDDVYSSVPYEKGFQFLWRIERQIGRPAFDEFLKKYIGTFKFQSIDTDMFLDFLKANIPGIGDEVDLKLWTEGTGIPPDAMEPVSDLYSKIVSLAEEFKLGRMPREDEVADWHGQEWELYLENLPKSVEASQVAAFFSSPSRLPKLFPLESTSFCEITVLLSS; encoded by the exons ATGGCGCCCGTTGACCCACACTCCTTCACCGATTCCGACCACCCTTTAACCACGCACGTCTCCCTCACTCTCTACTTCGACTTCCCCTCCTCCACCATTTCCGCCGCCACGCTCCTCACGCTTGCCGCGCCTTTTTCCGGCGAACTCACGCTCGACACGCGTTCGCTCTCCATCTCCGCCGTTCTCGACCCGCTCTCGCTCTCTCCGCTCCCCTTCTCGCTCTCCCCGTCCCCGCCGGACCCCGTCCTCGGCCAATCGCTCACCGTAACGGTCTCCGACAAGGCGGAAGTGTTGATTCTCTCGAAGACCAGCGCCGACAGCTCCGCCCTGCAGTGGCTTTCGCCGCCGCAGACGTTTAACAAGACGCATCCGTTCGTGTACACTCAATGCCAGGCGATTCACGCCAGGTCGATCTTCCCTTGCCAGGACACGCCGGCCGCGAGGACCAAATACTCCGCGAAGCTGAACGTTCCGAGGAAGCTCTCGGCGGTGATGTCCGCGAAGCACGTGGATCGGCGGCCGCCGGTGGCGGCGGAGGCCGGAGGAGCGTGCGAGGATTCGATTTGGTGTGCGGAGGATCGGATTGTGGAGGAATTCGTGATGGATCAGCCGATTCCGCCGTATCTATTTGCGTTTGCGGTTGGGGAATTAGGGTTCCGGGAGGTCGGGCCGCGGACTAGGGTTTATTCCGAGGCGACTCCCGCCGTGTTGGACGCCGCGGCCGAGGAGTTTGCCGGTACTGAGGAGATTATCCGGGTCGGAGAGAAGCTTTTCGGGGCTTACGAATGGGAGAGGTTTGATTTATTGGTGCTGCCTCCAAGCTTTCCCTATGGAGGAATGGAGAATCCGAGAATGGTGTTCTTGACACCCACTGTAATCAAGGGAGATGCCGCCGGAGCTCAGGTGGTGGCTCATGAACTTGCTCATAGCTGGACTGGAAATTTGATCACTAACAAGAACAATGATCACTTTTGGCTAAACGAG GGTTTCACGACATATGCAGAGCGGAGGATTGTTGAGGAGGTGCAAGGAGAGGAAAGAGCTGCGATGAATATCGGTATTGGCTGGAGGGGACTGGTTGAGGACGTGGAAAGATTTAAGGATAACTTGGAGTTCACGAAGCTTAAAACCAACCAGGCAGGGGTTGACCCGGATGATGTATATTCTTCAGTCCCGTATGAAAAAGGGTTCCAGTTTTTGTGGCGGATCGAGAGACAA ATTGGAAGACCCGCCTTTGATGAATTTCTGAAGAAGTACATTGGCACCTTCAAGTTTCAGTCGATTGATACTGATATGTTTCTTGATTTCCTCAAAGCAAACATCCCGGGAATAGGGGATGAAGTTGATTTGAAGCTATGGACCGAGGGTACTGGCATACCTCCAGATGCCATGGAGCCAGTTTCCGACCTCTACTCAAAGATCGTTTCTCTGGCCGAAGAATTCAAGCTAGGTAGGATGCCACGAGAGGATGAAGTCGCTGACTGGCATGGACAAGAATGGGAGCTTTACCTAGAGAACCTACCGAAATCTGTTGAAGCTTCACAGGTTGCAGcgttttt CTCAAGTCCCTCCCGACTCCCTAAGCTCTTTCCGCTTGAGTCAACGTCTTTTTGTGAAATTACTGTCTTATTGTCATCTTAA
- the LOC116022771 gene encoding probable serine/threonine-protein kinase PBL7 isoform X2, whose product MGCFRKSKKKAGQQQNKKSDDQIPSTLDKQKLNLSLDEKKEAPGNGDAGHIAAHTFTFRELAAATKNFRVDCLLGEGGFGRVYKGQLQSTSQIVAIKQLDRDGLQGNREFLVEVLMLSLLHHPNLVNLIGYCADGDQRLLVYEYMPLGSLEDHLHDLSPDKKILEWNTRMRIAAGAAKGLEYLHDKANPPVIYRDLKCSNILLDEEYNPKLSDFGLAKLGPIGDNTHVSTRVMGTYGYCAPEYAMTGQLTLKSDVYSFGVVLLEIITGRKAIDPLRVAEEQNLVAWARPLFKDRRKFSHMADPTLQGQYPMRGMYQALAVAAMCVHEQPNMRPLIADVVTALNYLASQKYGSDTHPVQKPWFGSSTTR is encoded by the exons ATGGGCTGTTTCAGGAAATCAAAGAAGAAGGCGGGGCAGCAGCAAAACAAGAAGTCTGATGATCAGATCCCATCAACACTAG ATAAACAAAAGCTAAATCTATCTCTGGATGAAAAGAAGGAAGCTCCAGGAAATGGAGATGCTGGTCATATTGCAGCCCATACATTCACATTTCGTGAATTAGCTGCTGCAACCAAGAATTTTAGGGTAGACTGTCTGTTAGGTGAAGGGGGCTTCGGCAGAGTATACAAAGGCCAATTACAGAGTACGAGTCAG ATTGTGGCTATCAAGCAACTGGATCGAGATGGATTACAAGGAAACAGGGAATTTCTTGTCGAGGTATTGATGCTAAGCCTGCTTCACCACCCAAATTTAGTCAACTTGATCGGATATTGTGCTGATGGAGACCAAAGACTTTTGGTTTATGAATACATGCCATTGGGGTCACTGGAGGACCATCTGCATG ATCTTTCGCCTGACAAAAAGATACTCGAATGGAATACAAGAATGAGAATAGCTGCTGGTGCTGCAAAGGGCTTGGAGTATCTGCACGATAAAGCGAATCCTCCTGTAATATATCGAGATTTGAAATGTTCGAATATTTTACTTGATGAAGAATACAACCCCAAGTTATCTGATTTTGGGCTGGCCAAATTGGGCCCTATTGGCGATAACACCCATGTTTCGACCCGAGTAATGGGAACTTACGGTTATTGCGCTCCAGAATATGCAATGACTGGGCAGCTTACACTGAAGTCCGATGTTTACAGTTTCGGGGTCGTTCTTCTAGAGATTATTACTGGCAGAAAGGCAATTGACCCTTTAAGAGTTGCGGAAGAACAGAATCTGGTTGCATGG GCTCGGCCATTGTTCAAAGACCGAAGGAAGTTCTCCCATATGGCTGATCCTACGCTTCAAGGTCAGTACCCTATGAGGGGCATGTATCAAGCGCTCGCTGTTGCTGCGATGTGTGTCCACGAGCAACCCAACATGCGACCTCTTATAGCCGATGTAGTTACAGCGCTAAATTATCTTGCTTCCCAGAAGTATGGCTCCGATACCCACCCGGTCCAAAAGCCTTGGTTCGGCTCTTCCACCACAAGATAG
- the LOC116022863 gene encoding leucine aminopeptidase isoform X1, producing the protein MAPVDPHSFTDSDHPLTTHVSLTLYFDFPSSTISAATLLTLAAPFSGELTLDTRSLSISAVLDPLSLSPLPFSLSPSPPDPVLGQSLTVTVSDKAEVLILSKTSADSSALQWLSPPQTFNKTHPFVYTQCQAIHARSIFPCQDTPAARTKYSAKLNVPRKLSAVMSAKHVDRRPPVAAEAGGACEDSIWCAEDRIVEEFVMDQPIPPYLFAFAVGELGFREVGPRTRVYSEATPAVLDAAAEEFAGTEEIIRVGEKLFGAYEWERFDLLVLPPSFPYGGMENPRMVFLTPTVIKGDAAGAQVVAHELAHSWTGNLITNKNNDHFWLNEGFTTYAERRIVEEVQGEERAAMNIGIGWRGLVEDVERFKDNLEFTKLKTNQAGVDPDDVYSSVPYEKGFQFLWRIERQIGRPAFDEFLKKYIGTFKFQSIDTDMFLDFLKANIPGIGDEVDLKLWTEGTGIPPDAMEPVSDLYSKIVSLAEEFKLGRMPREDEVADWHGQEWELYLENLPKSVEASQVRALDARYRLSESKNYEVRVGFLKLGISAGCREYYSEVEKTLKEVGRMLYLRPLYTALVQGDGKEEDKVFARRVFSEACDCYHPIAKGVVEAIFAKFG; encoded by the exons ATGGCGCCCGTTGACCCACACTCCTTCACCGATTCCGACCACCCTTTAACCACGCACGTCTCCCTCACTCTCTACTTCGACTTCCCCTCCTCCACCATTTCCGCCGCCACGCTCCTCACGCTTGCCGCGCCTTTTTCCGGCGAACTCACGCTCGACACGCGTTCGCTCTCCATCTCCGCCGTTCTCGACCCGCTCTCGCTCTCTCCGCTCCCCTTCTCGCTCTCCCCGTCCCCGCCGGACCCCGTCCTCGGCCAATCGCTCACCGTAACGGTCTCCGACAAGGCGGAAGTGTTGATTCTCTCGAAGACCAGCGCCGACAGCTCCGCCCTGCAGTGGCTTTCGCCGCCGCAGACGTTTAACAAGACGCATCCGTTCGTGTACACTCAATGCCAGGCGATTCACGCCAGGTCGATCTTCCCTTGCCAGGACACGCCGGCCGCGAGGACCAAATACTCCGCGAAGCTGAACGTTCCGAGGAAGCTCTCGGCGGTGATGTCCGCGAAGCACGTGGATCGGCGGCCGCCGGTGGCGGCGGAGGCCGGAGGAGCGTGCGAGGATTCGATTTGGTGTGCGGAGGATCGGATTGTGGAGGAATTCGTGATGGATCAGCCGATTCCGCCGTATCTATTTGCGTTTGCGGTTGGGGAATTAGGGTTCCGGGAGGTCGGGCCGCGGACTAGGGTTTATTCCGAGGCGACTCCCGCCGTGTTGGACGCCGCGGCCGAGGAGTTTGCCGGTACTGAGGAGATTATCCGGGTCGGAGAGAAGCTTTTCGGGGCTTACGAATGGGAGAGGTTTGATTTATTGGTGCTGCCTCCAAGCTTTCCCTATGGAGGAATGGAGAATCCGAGAATGGTGTTCTTGACACCCACTGTAATCAAGGGAGATGCCGCCGGAGCTCAGGTGGTGGCTCATGAACTTGCTCATAGCTGGACTGGAAATTTGATCACTAACAAGAACAATGATCACTTTTGGCTAAACGAG GGTTTCACGACATATGCAGAGCGGAGGATTGTTGAGGAGGTGCAAGGAGAGGAAAGAGCTGCGATGAATATCGGTATTGGCTGGAGGGGACTGGTTGAGGACGTGGAAAGATTTAAGGATAACTTGGAGTTCACGAAGCTTAAAACCAACCAGGCAGGGGTTGACCCGGATGATGTATATTCTTCAGTCCCGTATGAAAAAGGGTTCCAGTTTTTGTGGCGGATCGAGAGACAA ATTGGAAGACCCGCCTTTGATGAATTTCTGAAGAAGTACATTGGCACCTTCAAGTTTCAGTCGATTGATACTGATATGTTTCTTGATTTCCTCAAAGCAAACATCCCGGGAATAGGGGATGAAGTTGATTTGAAGCTATGGACCGAGGGTACTGGCATACCTCCAGATGCCATGGAGCCAGTTTCCGACCTCTACTCAAAGATCGTTTCTCTGGCCGAAGAATTCAAGCTAGGTAGGATGCCACGAGAGGATGAAGTCGCTGACTGGCATGGACAAGAATGGGAGCTTTACCTAGAGAACCTACCGAAATCTGTTGAAGCTTCACAG GTCAGGGCCTTAGATGCTCGGTACAGGCTTTCGGAGTCGAAAAACTATGAGGTGAGGGTCGGGTTTCTGAAGCTCGGGATCTCAGCAGGGTGCAGAGAGTACTACAGCGAGGTGGAAAAGACGCTGAAGGAGGTCGGGAGGATGCTGTACCTTCGGCCGCTTTACACTGCGCTCGTGCAAGGCGATGGGAAGGAAGAAGACAAGGTTTTCGCCAGAAGGGTGTTTTCGGAGGCCTGTGATTGTTACCACCCCATAGCTAAGGGAGTTGTTGAGGCCATTTTTGCCAAATTTGGATGA
- the LOC116022071 gene encoding elongator complex protein 6 gives MNTSSPNLLEEALTGGDIVSGPKRRGRVVVIEDCVETSGGFLLHHFIKRALSSHSSDVVVFLAFAQPFSHYDRILRKMGCNLAVHRDNQRFLFLDMLMMEFPDGGETIENGLLALYGKLQKTVEVSFASEGLRNITVMIDDVSQIEVAANGSSSHVLDFLHYCYTLTTEFGCSLVTLNHEDIYLSMDKPGMILQMEYLADVVIKTEPLSTGLATDVHGQLTVINRGVGYGSGSSGTKARNFHYQIKESNVEYFYPGSRN, from the exons ATGAACACTTCGTCTCCAAACCTGCTAGAGGAAGCCCTCACCGGCGGCGACATTGTTTCCGGTCCTAAAAGGCGCGGCCGAGTGGTGGTGATTGAGGACTGCGTGGAGACCAGCGGCGGATTCCTCCTCCACCATTTCATCAAGCGCGCGCTCTCTTCTCACTCCTCTGACGTCGTCGTCTTCCTCGCCTTCGCACAGCCTTTTTCTCACTACGATCGCATCCTCCGCAAAATG GGTTGCAACTTAGCTGTGCATAGAGACAATCAAAGATTCTTGTTTCTGGACATGCTCATGATGGAATTTCCAG ATGGAGGGGAAACTATAGAAAATGGACTGCTTGCTTTGTATGGAAAACTTCAAAAAACAGTGGAGGTTTCTTTTGCGTCGGAGGGCTTGAGAAACATAACAGTGATGATTGATGATGTATCCCAGATTGAAGTGGCTGCCAATGGCTCATCGAGCCACGTTTTAGATTTTCTGCATTATTGCTACACTTTGACAACGGAATTT GGTTGTTCACTTGTGACCCTTAATCACGAGGACATCTATTTGAGCATGGATAAGCCAGGAATGATTTTGCAAATGGAATACCTTGCAGATGTGGTGATAAAGACCGAACCTTTGAGCACTGGGTTAGCAACTGATGTGCATGGACAG TTGACTGTTATCAATAGGGGAGTTGGTTACGGCTCAGGAAGCTCTGGGACCAAGGCCCGTAATTTCCATTACCAAATCAAGGAAAGTAATGTGGAGTACTTCTATCCAGGGAGTCGGAATTGA